A region of the Arsenicicoccus dermatophilus genome:
GGGCGCCACGTCGGTCAGCAGCACGTAGCCCGGCTGGCGGGTGGCGGCCGAGCGCAGGACGCCCACCCCCTCGGCGCCGCCCTGGTCACCGGCGGGGCCCACGACCACCGGTCGCAGCCGGGCTCCCGCGCCGTCGTCGGCCAGCGCCGCCACGACGACGGTGGCGTCGGCCGGTGCGGCGGCGAGGACCTCGCCCAGCCGCAGGTCGAGCGCACGGACCTGGCCGGCGCGGTCGGGATCGCTCGCCCGCACCGCGCCCGGGTCGACCAGGGTCACCGGGCATGCGGCGAGCCGCTCGCGCAGCCCGGAGGTGGCGTATGCCGACCAGCGCGCCACCTGCCCGCTCCCCGAGGCGGCCGCGACGCCGGCACCCGGTCCGACGGCGGCCACGCAGGTGCCGTGGCGGGTCAGGGTGTCGGCCAGCGCCCCGAGGTGGGCGTCCTGCCGGGTGGTGGTCGCCGCGGCGACGTAGTCCGACCACCCGGGCACGACCCCGCCCCCGCTCGTGGGTGGTGCGGGCAGCGTGCGGCAGGGCCCGTCCTCGGGCTGGGCGGCCCGGGTGCCCGCTGCGAGGGTGAGCCACCCGTCGACCGGGCAGGTGTCGAGGTGCACGGACCGGACCACGAGGGCGCCGACGCCCCCGCGCTCGACGAGCCGCCACAGGTGCGGGGTCGTGGCCGGGGAGAGGTCGTCGACGGCGAGCCCGGCGAGTCCGACGACCACCACCGGGCGGGGGGAGGGACCGGCCGCGGCGGGCGGGAGCGGTCCCGACGTCCAGGCCACGGCCGGCAGCATCAGCAGGGCGAGGAGCCAGCGTCGCAGCCGGTCCCCGGTCGCGCGGTGAGTCCGTCCGCGATCCGCGCCCGGACCCCGAGCGGCGGGCGGGGCGAGGCGGGAGACGGTCATGGCGGCCAGCCTAGGTGGGCTTCCCGACATACCCCGGGAATCCCCCGCAGGGGGAGGTGGTCCGTCGACGCCCGACCCTAGGCTGACCCGCATGCCCAGACCGACGTCCGCCGTGGCCGCGCACCTGCGCGACTTCTTCGCCACGGACGACCTGTGGGAGCGGCCCGGCCCGACCTCCGCGCAGCGACGCAACGACCTGTGGATCGCCCTGGTCGTCTGGGCGCTGGCCGGGCTGGGGATGGAGCTCTTCCGCAGCTTCGTGGACGCGACCTACCTGGACCACCCGGGGTGGCTCTACCAGCTGCTGATCGCGGTCGGGGTGCTGCCGCTGGTATGGCGCCGCAGCCACCCGCTCCTCGTCCTGGGTCTCCTGCAGGCCCACCTCTTCCTCGTGGGCCTGACGGTGCCCGAGGTCATGCAGTCCTTCCCGATGCAGTGCGTCTACGTGTTCTCGTTGTTCAGCGGGGTGGCGTGGGCGCGCTCCCGGCAGGCGATGCTGGGCGTGGTCGCCGCGGTGCTCGTGCTGATGTTCGGGTGGATCACCTGGCAGTTCGCGCTGGGCAGCGCGGTGGCGGACCTGGTCCGCCAGCTGGGCAGGGGCAAGGCGCCGCGCGGGATCTTCCCGCTGGTCGCGGCCAACGTCGTCTACACCGTCCTGATGAACGTGGCGTTCTTCGGCGGCGGCATCGTCGGCGGGCAGGCCGCCTGGCGGCAGGCGCGGTCCCGCGACCAGGTGGAGCGGCAGGCCCGCCAGCTCGCCGAGCAGGCCGACGAGCTCGCCGACCGCCGGGTCGTCGAGGAGCGGCTGCGCATCGCCCGCGAGCTGCACGACGTGGTCGCCCACCACGTGAGCGTCATGGGGGTCCAGGCCGCTGCCGCCCGGCGCGTCCTGGACCGCAACCCGCAGGCCGCTGCCGCGGCGCTGGAGAACGTCGAGGCGTCCTCGCGCCAGGCCGTCGGCGAGATGCGCGGGCTGCTCGGGGCGCTGCGTCGGGCAGGCCCGCCCGAGGCGCCGCTGTCGGGGGACGACCACCGGGCACCCCAGCCCGGCCTCGACCAGATCCCCGAGCTGGTCCAGCAGGCCTGCCTGCCGGGCTTCACGGTGACCTACGAGATCGTCGAGGACCGGCCGGGGGCGCTGACCGAGGTGCCGATGCCCATCGGGCTCTCGATCTACCGCACCGTCCAGGAGGCCCTCGCCAACGTGCGCCGCCACTCCACCGCCAGCCGCGCCACGGTCGCGGTGCGCCTGGTCGAGGCCGGCGGGCGACGCCACGTCGAGGCCGAGGTCCTCGACGAGGGACGCCCCCGCGCAGGCACCTCCGGCAGCGGCCTCGGGCTGCTGGGCATGCGCGAGCGGATCGCCAGCCACGGCGGCACCTCCGAGATCGGGCCGCGGGTGACCGGTGGCTACCGGGTCCGGGTGCGCTTCCCCCTCACCACCGCCGTCTAGGGTGAACGCCATGGAGACGGGGGAGCGGGGGCAGGCGCTGCGCGTCCTGCTGGCCGACGACCAGGCGCTCGTGCGCTCGGGATTCACGCTCATGCTCAGCGTCGAGGAGGACCTCGAGGTCGTCGGCGAGGCCGCCAACGGCCAGATCGCGCTCGAGCAGGCCCGCGCCCTGCGCCCCGACGTCGTGCTCATGGACGTGCAGATGCCCGTGCTCGACGGCATCCAGGCCACCCGGCAGATCGTCGCCGAGGGCCTGGCCACGGTGCTCATCCTGACGACCTTCGACGACGACGACTACCTCTTCGACGGACTGCAGGCCGGCGCGAGCGGCTTCCTGCTCAAGAACGCCGACCCCGACCAGCTCGTCGACGCCGTCCGCGCCGTCGGGCACGGCCACGCCCTGCTCGCCCCCGAGGTGACCCGACGGGTGATCGCCAGGATGACCGCCGTAGCGGCCGGAGCAGGGGCGGGCGCGGGCCGTCATACCGCCGCCGTCGCGTCCCTGACCGACCGGGAGCGGGAGGTGCTCGTCCTCGTCGCGCGCGGCCGGTCCAACGCCGAGATCGCCCAGGAGCTGTACGTCGGGGAGGCGACGGTCAAGACCCACGTGTCCAACTGCTTCGCCAAGCTGCAGGTCCGCGACCGGGTCCAGGCCGTGGTCGCGGCCTACGAGAGCGGACTGGTCCACCCTGGGGACTAGACCAGCATCCGCCGCGCGGGGGAGGTGCGACCGGGCCCCGGCTCCTAGGGTGGGCGGTGCGAGCAGGACGTATGCCGGGAAGGAGTCCCGGGGCCGCTCGCGCGAGCGATGACGGGGGCAGCGATGCTGGAGGTCCAGGGCCTGACACGCCGCTTCGACGAGCACGTGGCGGTCGACCACGTGTCGTTCGAGGTGCCGGCCGGGCAGCTGACGGGTTTCGTCGGGGGCAACGGCGCGGGCAAGACCACGACGATGCGGATGGTCATGGGTCTGCTGCAGATCCACGACGGCCGCGTGCTGTGGGACGGCCGCGAGATCACGACCGCCGACCGGCGGGCCTTCGGCTACATGCCGGAGGAGCGGGGGCTCTACCCCAAGCAGCCGATCGCCGAGCAGCTCGTCTACCTCGGGCGGCTGCACGGGATGTCGGCGGCCGAGGCGCGCCGCGCGGCCACCGAGCACCTGGAGCGCTTCGGCCTGGGTGACCGCGCCAAGGACAAGCTCGAGTCCCTGTCGCTGGGCAACCAGCAGCGCGTCCAGATCGCCGCGGCCGTGATGAGCCGCCCGATCGCCCTGATCCTCGACGAGCCCTTCTCCGGGCTGGACCCGACGAGCGTCGACGTGATGGTCGACCTGCTGCGCGAGCACACCCGCCACGGCGTGCCCGTGCTGTTCTCCAGCCACCAGCTTGACGTCGTCGACCGGATCTGCGACTCCCTCGTCGTGCTGAGCAGGGGCCGCGTCGTCGCCTCGGGCACCGCCGAGGCCCTGCGCGCCTCCGGGCCGCAGCGTTACCGGCTCGTCCTCGGGTCGGACGCCGGCTGGGTGCGCGAGGTCCCCGGCCTGCACGTCGTCGACGTCGACGGCCCCACCGCGCTGCTGGAGCTCACCGAGCCCGGCGCCGAGCGCACCCTGCTGACCGAGGCCCTGGCACGCGGGTCGGTCGTCGAGCTCGCCCGCGTGCGTCCCAGCCTGAGCGAGATCTACCGTGAGGTGACGGCATGAGCACGATCACGACCCCCGGCGTCCGCGACCCCCACGGCAGCCACCCCGCCGAACCCACCGGGGACGGTCCGGTCCGGCGCGAGTCCCCCGGCAACGCCTGGCAGCTCGTGGCGGCCCGCGAGATCGCCGTCAAGCTGCGCGACAAGAACTTCCTCATGGGCACCGTCGTGTCGATGCTGCTGATCCTGGGAATGATGGGCGTCAACGCCTTCCTCGCCGGCCGCACCTCCACCACCTCGGTCGCGGTCACCAGCGCCGAGGGCAGGCAGCTCGCCGACGCGGTCGGACGCGCCGTGCACGCGGGCGACGACAAGGCTCAGGTCACGGTCCGGCAGGTCGCCGACCAGGCCACCGCCGAGCGGGAGGTCGAGGACGGCGCCACCGACCTCGTCCTCTCCCAGGCCGGAGGCACCTGGCGCCTGGCCGGCAAGGAGCAGCCGGACGGCAAGGTCGCCGCCGCCGCCCGCGAGGTCCTCCAGCAGCAGGCCCTCGCTGCGACCGCGGCCAAGGCCGGCACCACCCCCGACGCGCTCGCCAAGGCCGGCGCCCTGCAGACCACTGCCCTCGACGACGGCGGCGACGAGCGCAAGATCAGCGGCATGATCGTCGGCTTCGTCTTCGCCTTCCTGTTCTACATGGCCGCGCTCATGTTCGGCATGCAGATCGCCCAGTCGGTCATCGAGGAGAAGCAGTCCCGCATCGTCGAGATCCTCGCCAGCGCCATCCCCACCCGCCAGCTCCTCGCCGGCAAGGTCCTCGGCAACACCGTCATCGCCGTCGGGCAGATCGTGATCTACGTCGGGCTGGCGCTCGTGGGGCTCGCCTTCACGCCATACAAGGAGATGCTCCCGGCCCTGTCCGGCTCGATGGCCTGGGGCCTGGTGTTCTTCCTCGTCGGCTTCCTCGGGCTCGCCTGCCTGTGGGCCGTCGCCGGCGCCCTCGCCACCCGCAACGAGGACCTGCAGCAGACCGCCACCCCGATGACCATGCTGCTCATGGCCGGCTTCTTCGCGACCTTCATGGCCAAGGGGATCTGGCTCAAGGTGCTGTCCTTCGTGCCGGTGCTGTCCAC
Encoded here:
- a CDS encoding ABC transporter ATP-binding protein, yielding MLEVQGLTRRFDEHVAVDHVSFEVPAGQLTGFVGGNGAGKTTTMRMVMGLLQIHDGRVLWDGREITTADRRAFGYMPEERGLYPKQPIAEQLVYLGRLHGMSAAEARRAATEHLERFGLGDRAKDKLESLSLGNQQRVQIAAAVMSRPIALILDEPFSGLDPTSVDVMVDLLREHTRHGVPVLFSSHQLDVVDRICDSLVVLSRGRVVASGTAEALRASGPQRYRLVLGSDAGWVREVPGLHVVDVDGPTALLELTEPGAERTLLTEALARGSVVELARVRPSLSEIYREVTA
- a CDS encoding sensor histidine kinase; its protein translation is MPRPTSAVAAHLRDFFATDDLWERPGPTSAQRRNDLWIALVVWALAGLGMELFRSFVDATYLDHPGWLYQLLIAVGVLPLVWRRSHPLLVLGLLQAHLFLVGLTVPEVMQSFPMQCVYVFSLFSGVAWARSRQAMLGVVAAVLVLMFGWITWQFALGSAVADLVRQLGRGKAPRGIFPLVAANVVYTVLMNVAFFGGGIVGGQAAWRQARSRDQVERQARQLAEQADELADRRVVEERLRIARELHDVVAHHVSVMGVQAAAARRVLDRNPQAAAAALENVEASSRQAVGEMRGLLGALRRAGPPEAPLSGDDHRAPQPGLDQIPELVQQACLPGFTVTYEIVEDRPGALTEVPMPIGLSIYRTVQEALANVRRHSTASRATVAVRLVEAGGRRHVEAEVLDEGRPRAGTSGSGLGLLGMRERIASHGGTSEIGPRVTGGYRVRVRFPLTTAV
- a CDS encoding ABC transporter permease; translated protein: MSTITTPGVRDPHGSHPAEPTGDGPVRRESPGNAWQLVAAREIAVKLRDKNFLMGTVVSMLLILGMMGVNAFLAGRTSTTSVAVTSAEGRQLADAVGRAVHAGDDKAQVTVRQVADQATAEREVEDGATDLVLSQAGGTWRLAGKEQPDGKVAAAAREVLQQQALAATAAKAGTTPDALAKAGALQTTALDDGGDERKISGMIVGFVFAFLFYMAALMFGMQIAQSVIEEKQSRIVEILASAIPTRQLLAGKVLGNTVIAVGQIVIYVGLALVGLAFTPYKEMLPALSGSMAWGLVFFLVGFLGLACLWAVAGALATRNEDLQQTATPMTMLLMAGFFATFMAKGIWLKVLSFVPVLSTMLMPGRVASGEAAWWEPVLALLLALAFATATVLLGERMYRRSLMQTSSRMTFRQALAAQD
- a CDS encoding response regulator transcription factor — protein: METGERGQALRVLLADDQALVRSGFTLMLSVEEDLEVVGEAANGQIALEQARALRPDVVLMDVQMPVLDGIQATRQIVAEGLATVLILTTFDDDDYLFDGLQAGASGFLLKNADPDQLVDAVRAVGHGHALLAPEVTRRVIARMTAVAAGAGAGAGRHTAAVASLTDREREVLVLVARGRSNAEIAQELYVGEATVKTHVSNCFAKLQVRDRVQAVVAAYESGLVHPGD